TCGTCGTCAAATTCGATGTTTCGTCGGGCCAGATTCCAGACATCGGCCGGGCTGATATTGGCAGCCTGCAAGTAGCGATTTATGGCGTCATGAGAAAACCTCTGATGGTGATCCGCAAAATAGGTCTGCGTGTAGTTGATTTGTGTGGATATCAGAAATTGGCAGTAGTCTCGGCTCGTGGGTTTCATGGTGAATATATTATCACAAATACCACGAAATCGGCGCCGATATATTAAATAATCTAGTTTGATTTAAACGTTTGCGTAAGTCCTATACTACCACATTAAAGCCAGAGCCTATGCCAGAGTTGAGGGACGCTACTATGTGTACAAGGGCGCGCCCATTGATATATTGGAGGATGACAACTGCAGGAGATGGTTGCGGCATGCAGACGTAAAGCGCATTATTCCCAATCTCCCACGCTACATCGTCATTCAACGAATTCATCCAGCGGGTAGCAAGACCATCGGGGCCTTCTCAAGCGAATATATCGAGTCCGAGACGCTTGTGGCAATCCTAAGGCATGCACAGGATCAAACCACTATCAGGTTCTTGCGTTGGCTGGAGCGAGAGGTTGTATTCCCAAGCTCGAATCGAGCGTCACAGCGCAGATAGGTTGCAAGAGAATTTATTTCGCTCATATCATTCTCGTCCGGCGCGCCTTATCGAGCGGGATATAGCAGAAAAGGGGCCTGCGGCCCCTTTTCTTTATTGCAGGCCCAACTGGCCGGCCATGCAGCAGCTTCACCCGCTCACTGCGTCTGCAAATACACCACCTGCGTTTCCATGTATTCGTACAGGCCGTGCTTGCCGTCCGCGCCGCCGATGCCGCTCTTGCGGCGGCCGGCGTGGAAGCCCTGCATCGCCTCGAAGTGCTCGCGGTTGATGTAGGTCTCGCCGAAGCGCAGGCCGTTGGCGGCCTTCATGGCGGCGTTGAGGTTCTGGGTGAACACCGAGGAGGTCAGGCCGTAGTCGGAGTTGTTGGCCAGGGCCAGCGCCTCGTCCAGGTCGTCGACCACGCGGATGGGCAGGACGGGGCCGAAGATTTCCTTGGTCATCACGTCCATCGCGTCGGTGCAGCCGACCAGCACGGTGGGCTCGTAGTGGAAGCCCGGGCGGTTGGCCACGCGGCCGCCGGTGCGCACCTGGGCGCCCTGAGCCTTGGCGGCGTCGACCAGCGCGGCCACCTTGTCCAGCCCGGCCTGGTTCATCAGCGGGCCCATGTGCAGGCCGGGGTCGGTCAGCGGGTTGCCGTACTGGGTTTCGGCCATCAGGCGGGTGACGCGGTCGGCCAGGCGGTCGGCGATGCCGCGCTGCACGTAGACGCGCTCTGCCGCGTTGCAGACCTGGCCGGTGTTGAGCACGCGGCTGTTGAACAGGGCGTTGGCGGTGAGCTCCAGATCGGCGTCGTCCAGCACGATGGCCGGGGCCTTGCCGCCGAGTTCGAGGTTGACGCGGGTGAGGTTCTTCGACGCCGCCTCCATGATCTTGATGCCGGTGCCGACGTGGCCGGTGAAGGAGATCAGGCCGACGTCACGGTGCGACGACAGCGCCGCGCCGGTGGCGCGCCCGCCGGTGACGAGGTTGAACACGCCCTTGGGCAGGCCGCACTCGGCCAGCAGCTCGGTGAAGTCGAAGGCGTTGAGCGGGGTCTCCTCGCTGGACTTGATGACGATGGTGTTGCCGGCCACCAGTGCCGGGGCCATCTTGCGGGCGATGAGGAAGAAGGGGAAGTTCCAGGGCAGGATGCCGGCGACCACGCCGATGGGGCGGCGGTGCAGGAAGATCTGCTCGCCCGGGCGGTCGCTGTTGAGGATCTCGCCCTCGATGCGGCGGGCCCACTCGGCCATGTAGTCCATGTAGTTGGCGGTGAAGTCGATCTCGACTTCGGCCAGAGGCAGGATCTTGCCCTGCTCCAGCGAGATGCGCCGCGCCAGGCGGGTCCGGTGCTCGCGCAGCTTGTTGGCCACGTTGCGCAGGTGCGTGGCGCGCTGGATGGCGGGCAGCTTCTCCCAGGCCGGCTGGGCGGCACGAGCTGCGGCGACGGCGCGGTCCACATCGCTGGCGTCGGAGTCCGGCACCTCGGCGATGAAGTCGCGGGTCGAGGGGTTGAGCACCTTCAGCGTGCGGCCCGAGGCGGGGCTGACCCATTCGCCGTCGATGTAGTTGCGTTCGAACTTGTCCATGTCATGTCTCCAGAGGAACGAGAAAGGACGGGGGGCCAGACACTGTCCTGAGCCAGCGGCCGCCGTCGATCCGGCTTGGCCGGTCGACTGGCGGCGCCCCCCTGGGGGGGAGCGCCGAAGGCGCAACGGGGGGGGGGAATTACTTCAGCTTGTAGACCATCACCGTGCCGCCTTGCGGCACGACGGTGGCCTTGCCCATCAGGGTGTCGACGCCGGCCTGCATGCGCGCGGCGTCCACGCCCCAGCCGGACTGCACGGCGACGTACTGCTCGCCGTCGACCTCGAAGGTGCTGGGTACGCCGGTGACGCCAGACGGCGTCGGGGCTTCCCACAGCACCTTGCCGTTGCGGGCGTCGAAGGCGCGGAACAGGCGGTCGTTGGTGCCGCCGGCAAAGATCAGGTTGCCGCCGGTGGTCAGCAGCGGCGCCCACAGGTGGGTGGGGAACTTGGTCACCCAGGCCAGCTTGCCGGTCTTCAGGTCCCAGGCCTGCAGCTCACCGACGGTCTTCGGGGCCGCGGCGTTGTTGCCGCCCTGGTAGCGCAGGCTGCCCAGCACCGCCTCGATCGAGTAGCCGATGAAGAGGTCGCCCTTCTTGTACTTGCTCGGCTCGGGCTCGGGCATCTCGGCGCAGAGGTTGTTGTTGGCCGGGATGTAGAACAGGCCGGTCTTGGGGTTCCAGGCCTCGGGCGGCCAGTCCTTGCCGCCCCACAGCGAGGGGCAGAAGCTCACCATGCCCTTGCCCAGGCCGGGGCGCTTGCTCTCGTCGTAGGTCGGGCGGCCGGTCTTCGGGTCGATGCGGGTGAAGACGTTGTTGTTGACGTAGGAGACCGCGTCGATGAAATCGATCGGCCCGTCCTTGCGTTCGAGCATCCACAGGTAGCCGTTGCGCCCGGCGTGCACGGCGGCCTTGACCTTGCGGCCCTTGACCTCGGTGTCGATCAGCACCGGCGCGCTGACCTCGTCCCAGTCCCAGGCGTCGTTGGGCGTGTACTGGTGGTGGCCGCGGATCTTGCCGCTGTCCACGTCCAGCGCAATGGTGGAGGTGGTGTAGAGGTTGTCGCCCTTGCGGCCTTCGGTGGGCCAGGGGGCGGGGTTGCCGGTGCCCCAGTAGGCCAGGTTGCGCTCGGGGTCGTAGGTGCCGGTGATCCAGATGCTGCCGCCGCCGTTCTTGTAGCTCTCGCCCGGCCAGGTGTGGCCGCCCGGTTCGTTGGGCGCCGGCACGGTGTAGGTGCGCCAGGCCTCGGCGCCGGTTTCGGCGTCGAAGGCGGCGACGAAGCCGCGCACGCCCGTCTCGCCCCCGGAGGAGCCGACCATGATCTTGCCCTTGGCGGCCAGCGGCGCCAGGGTCATGTAGTGGATGGCCTTCCAGTCACTGACCGCCTTGGTCCAGACCACCTTGCCGGTCCTGGCGTCGAGTGCGACCAGGTGGCAGTCGACGGTGGCGACATAGACCTTGTCGCCGTAGAGCGCCACGCCGCGGTTGGTCGGGTGCAGCTGCATCAGCTCGGGCGGCAGCTCCTTCTTGTAGCGCCAGAGCTCGGCACCGGTCTTGGCGTCCAGCGCAATCACCTGCGCGCCCGGCGTGGTGATGAACATGCTGCCGTTGTTGACGATCGGCGGCGACTGGTGGCCGTCGACCTGGCCGGTCGAGAAAGCCCAGGCCAGCTGCAGCTTGCCGACGTTGCCGGCGTGGATCTTGTCCAGCGCGCTGTAGCCCCAGCCGCTGTAGTTGCCGCGGTACTGCAGCCAGTTGGACGGCTCCGGGTTGGCCAGCCGGGCGTCGGTGACCGGCGTGTAGGGGCCGGGCGCGGCCTGGGCGGCCAGGCAGGGCAGAGCGGCCGCGAGGGCCAGGGCAAGGCGCTGGAATCGGTGGTTCACGGGGTGTCTCCTCTTCGGGATGAACGGGGATGGAGCAGCGGGGGCAAGAAGGGCAGGGGCAAAGCAGCGGCCACACCACCGGCCGGACCGGCGGCGGGACGGGGGAAATCAGGGGGAGCGGGCGGTACGGTCGGCGTCAGGCGAGCTGGCCGCCCGGCGGGGCGGTGAAGCCGCCAGCGATCACGAGCTGCTCGCCGTCGAGCTTGAGCGGCAGCATCGGCAGCGGCCGGTAGGCGGGGCCCGCGGCGACCTTGCCGGCCTCGCGCAGGTTGAACTTCGACGAGTGGCAGAAGCACACCAGCAGCTGCGCCTTGCTCGACCAGGTCTTCAGGTCGCAGCCCTGGTGGGTGCAGATGGCCGAGAAGGCCAGCACGCCGCCGGCCGAGCGGGCGCGGGTCTCGGCATCCAGCTCGCTCTCGTTGAAACGCATCAGCACCACCTTGTTCAGGCGCGAGCCGTCGCGCACCGACTTGCTGGAGGCGTCGAACGGGAAGGCCAGCACCGGCTTGCCGGGACGAATATCGGTCAGACGCAGCGGCGCGGGCGCCCCCTCGATCTCTTCCATCACGAGGCGGTCGCCGTCGGACGGCTTGGACCAGGCCTCGGTGGCCGAGAGCCCGAGCGGGGCGGCCAGGCTGGCGGCGGCGATCTGGATGAGCCGGCGGCGCGGGGTGTTGACCGCCTGGGCGGCGGCGCAGGAACAGGCGCAGGGGCTGGATTCGTGACAGGGGCGGCTGTGGCTGCTGTGGCGGCTGGATATGGACATGGGGGGTCTCCATCGGTCGCTGTCGACCGGCGAGCGCTGCGGGGGTGGTTGCTGCTGGCCGGATCGGTCCCCCTGCGATGCGTGATCGCCGGGATGGATGTCATCTTATTTTGAATTCAGAGTTCTGAACCCAGTGTTATCCAGAATGCGTTCTGAATTCAGAGTTCTAATTTGTTGTGATGAACGGACAGGGGCAAAGCCGGCCTTCCGAGGGTGACCCCTAGAATCAACCCGTGCGGACCACCCCTACCGGGGCGGTTTGCGACAGCCCGAGAACCCGCCCATGAAGCAACTGTCCGTCCAGCCCAACCTCGTCGACCAGGTCCGCGAGGCGATCCTGCAGGAGATCGCCTCGGGCGCACTGGCCCCGGGAGAGCGGGTCGTGCAGGAGCGCATCGCCGAATCGCTGGGCGTGTCGCGCCAGCCGGTGCAGCAGGCGCTGGCGCTGCTGCTCAGCCAGGGCGTGCTGCGCGATGCGCCGGGGCGGCGCCTGATCGTGGCGCCGCTGGACGCGTCCTACGTGCGCCAGATGTACGACATGCGCGCCGTCATCGAGGGCCTGGCCTTTGCCGAGGCGGCACGACGTGGCGCGGCCAAGGCGGCCAGACAGGGCCCGGCGTTGATCGAGGCCGGCCGCAAGGCGGTCGCCACCGGCGAGGTGCCGCGCATGATCGCTGCGGACATGAAGTTCCACGCCTTCATCCACGAGCTGTCCGGCAACACCCTGGTCGCCCCGACGCTGGCGCCCCACCTCACCTACATGCAGCGGGTGATGGGCCAGGTGCTGCTGCGCGACGACAAGCCGCGCGACATCTGGGCCGAGCACGAGCAGATGCTTGACGCCGTGGCCCGTGGTGACGCGGCCCTGGCCGAATCGCTGGCGCGCCAGCACA
The Sphaerotilus microaerophilus DNA segment above includes these coding regions:
- a CDS encoding PQQ-dependent dehydrogenase, methanol/ethanol family → MNHRFQRLALALAAALPCLAAQAAPGPYTPVTDARLANPEPSNWLQYRGNYSGWGYSALDKIHAGNVGKLQLAWAFSTGQVDGHQSPPIVNNGSMFITTPGAQVIALDAKTGAELWRYKKELPPELMQLHPTNRGVALYGDKVYVATVDCHLVALDARTGKVVWTKAVSDWKAIHYMTLAPLAAKGKIMVGSSGGETGVRGFVAAFDAETGAEAWRTYTVPAPNEPGGHTWPGESYKNGGGSIWITGTYDPERNLAYWGTGNPAPWPTEGRKGDNLYTTSTIALDVDSGKIRGHHQYTPNDAWDWDEVSAPVLIDTEVKGRKVKAAVHAGRNGYLWMLERKDGPIDFIDAVSYVNNNVFTRIDPKTGRPTYDESKRPGLGKGMVSFCPSLWGGKDWPPEAWNPKTGLFYIPANNNLCAEMPEPEPSKYKKGDLFIGYSIEAVLGSLRYQGGNNAAAPKTVGELQAWDLKTGKLAWVTKFPTHLWAPLLTTGGNLIFAGGTNDRLFRAFDARNGKVLWEAPTPSGVTGVPSTFEVDGEQYVAVQSGWGVDAARMQAGVDTLMGKATVVPQGGTVMVYKLK
- the aldA gene encoding aldehyde dehydrogenase, with the translated sequence MDKFERNYIDGEWVSPASGRTLKVLNPSTRDFIAEVPDSDASDVDRAVAAARAAQPAWEKLPAIQRATHLRNVANKLREHRTRLARRISLEQGKILPLAEVEIDFTANYMDYMAEWARRIEGEILNSDRPGEQIFLHRRPIGVVAGILPWNFPFFLIARKMAPALVAGNTIVIKSSEETPLNAFDFTELLAECGLPKGVFNLVTGGRATGAALSSHRDVGLISFTGHVGTGIKIMEAASKNLTRVNLELGGKAPAIVLDDADLELTANALFNSRVLNTGQVCNAAERVYVQRGIADRLADRVTRLMAETQYGNPLTDPGLHMGPLMNQAGLDKVAALVDAAKAQGAQVRTGGRVANRPGFHYEPTVLVGCTDAMDVMTKEIFGPVLPIRVVDDLDEALALANNSDYGLTSSVFTQNLNAAMKAANGLRFGETYINREHFEAMQGFHAGRRKSGIGGADGKHGLYEYMETQVVYLQTQ
- a CDS encoding ubiquinol-cytochrome c reductase iron-sulfur subunit — protein: MSISSRHSSHSRPCHESSPCACSCAAAQAVNTPRRRLIQIAAASLAAPLGLSATEAWSKPSDGDRLVMEEIEGAPAPLRLTDIRPGKPVLAFPFDASSKSVRDGSRLNKVVLMRFNESELDAETRARSAGGVLAFSAICTHQGCDLKTWSSKAQLLVCFCHSSKFNLREAGKVAAGPAYRPLPMLPLKLDGEQLVIAGGFTAPPGGQLA
- a CDS encoding GntR family transcriptional regulator, producing MKQLSVQPNLVDQVREAILQEIASGALAPGERVVQERIAESLGVSRQPVQQALALLLSQGVLRDAPGRRLIVAPLDASYVRQMYDMRAVIEGLAFAEAARRGAAKAARQGPALIEAGRKAVATGEVPRMIAADMKFHAFIHELSGNTLVAPTLAPHLTYMQRVMGQVLLRDDKPRDIWAEHEQMLDAVARGDAALAESLARQHITAAADFMVARIAAAQTPAALQALSGPAPSP